From the genome of Botrytis cinerea B05.10 chromosome 7, complete sequence:
GGTATCGTGGTGGCTCATGTATAGTTGGAGCTGTTTGTTCTGGGGTGGAGTTATTTTATGCAGTAGATTAGCCTTGTATTTCTTTAGAAATTTATGACACTGGTCAAAACAAGAGATATGCCTATCAGGATTCAGGTGCGAGGAAAAAGTGACCAgcaaataattttataaggGGGATGGGAATAGACTACTGGTATTGTTCAGTGCTTAAACAATGGGTGTGTATCATTTGTATGCAGAATCTATGTCTATCCTTCATTTGCGCcaattttaatattgaaaaagggaAATGCAACCAAATTCCTTCTATGCAAATCCGCAAACCTTGTACTAAAAATGGAATCATATCTATGTAGGCTCCCAATGTAACAACATTCAATCTTgccttttcttgatattccaAATCAACCCAAGAATGCTCATTTAACCAATAGTACCTTGGCATTTCGATTTCTCCTTGgcaattctcttcttctcctccaaaatccatttttcctctctctttttatCTGCCAACTCTTTTAACTCCTTTCCCATAGCCGTTTTAATGCCCCGCCCGCCAGTAGGATCTGGTTGATCAAGGAATTCATGAATACCAATTTCACTCTCGTTAGTTTTCGCAGCCTTCGCATCGACTTCTAAATTCCTGGATTTAGTGAGATCTCCCCCTCGTTTCAAAGAGAGCGTGTTCACAAACCGGCATACTCCTCACTTTCATCCGcccaattcttcattttctctcgtctgaaaaattcgaaatcccattctcctttctctaaAGCATTCAAATCCGTAAAGACATATGTTTGcgcttctttctcttctcccgtTTCTACCGCTTCAGCCATGATTGCACTGGCACCGTGTGTATGTTCTTTATCCTTTGGAGTCAAGATCTTTACAGTGACTACTTTTCGCTCATATTGAGACCCTTCAAAATAATCCAAATTTCGCATGTTGGAGGGCGTAAGTCCGGTTACATAGGTCCCACGAACGGTATGACCTGGCTCGGAGATGATAGCCGGATAGTCGGCGAACCTAACACGATGTCGACAGTAGTCATAGAGAAGGGCGGGGGTGATGGTTAGAGAAGTGGACGGGTGATTGGAGGCACCATAGATTACACGACAGAGAACCTCGGGGGCCATCTATTGAAGGAAAGGTTTAGTAATAGAAAAGAACAGAGGGTGGAAACGTTAGAGGGAAAATGGGAAATAGCAAGTAGGAAGAGTAGAACTGGGGAGAGCAAAAAGATAGTACAAGACCCGCGAGAGAGGAGACTTACAAGAGTACCGTAGAAGAATGCATTGTAAGTTTCGGGAAGATTTGGCTCTGCCACTTCTGGATCCATTCCTGCTGCCATTGATACCGAATTTGTGTATGTAGAAATGGGAATCTTCCTCTTGATTGTGCCTATCTGTTTCCTTCCTGATGGCGCGAATGTGGAGATATCCAGACGAAAATAAGTGACGGAGATGCGATGATGGAAAGAACGAGAAGAGGAACCAAAAAAATCTCTCGATATCCTACCAAACTTATAGGGAAAAACTTAACTCAGCTGCCTCACATAAAAGAAGTTATACCTTATGCAATTCTTCATTGTATGGAGGGGTAATATCTAGGCGCCGACGATTAGAGAGGTCTCCATCACAGTGTGTTACTCACTGATAAAGAAAGATAAGGAATTTGTATTAGTCATCGCAGATGTGACAGCGTCCGCTAATCCGTTCATGGACTAGCTGGACGTACCAGCGAAATTCTCCGGGCTTCACTGTTAATTGTATCAAGGCTTTGATGACTCATCATTGATCATTGatccatatcaaatctcaatgCATCTTCATCGACATCATGAGTACAACGAGATTGAGCATCATCTAAAATTAAATGGGCGTTTGGTTCTAGCATGTTTCTTTCAGATTCTGGCATTCTGCATTCTCCAGTGGCTTCGATGAGCACATGACCTTAACCTTATACCAGAATCATCAAGTGACGATCGCTTTACCTACTTTGCGCCGAGAGTTGCTGAGAACGAGCTAGATCTCTGGAGTCGCGTCAAATGTTGAACTAAAGTCTTAGTTGGCcatcatctctccatctGTTTCCTTTTTGAGCTATTCTTTAGCTTTCCaaagttttttttaagaGTTATCGACTTGATAGTTCGATAGATGTCGTTATTTGTAGCCAGATCGTTCTGTGCTAGTGTCATAGTATATGAGGTTTGATAGGAGGTTAACAGAAGTGGTCTCGTGACCAAGTTACTACATTCTAAGCTAGACACCTACTATATCTTAGTTCTAGTCCTAGAGGTGCTTCACTGAGGAGTTAAGCGTAAACTTTGAATAAGGTGACGTTGTGACAAGTGGttgatcttttttttctcacatggaaaaagatatataaagtCTTGTCTGCGCACATATTTAACTCTCCTTTCTACTCATACGCACCCATACAAGATAGTCAAACTCCGACATGTTATTAGTATCCCCCATCCGCGCGACTGGTCTTGCAGTCCTCGTGGGCTCAAGTCAGGCAGTTGCTTCCCAaatttcttccccttccaaTCAAACTTCAGTCGGATTGTCTGAAGAGAATAAAACTCTTTTTGGTCATTACGATACCATAACTCACCTTATGAGCAATCTCCATGGCAGGATTGGCATCAACGATGACGCCACGAAGAATTTTCAGCTTGGTAGACAAGAGCCACATTTTATCGACCCCAAGGACCTCAAAATCGTAGCAGTATACGATCTCAGCAAGTACAACGAGGCAGATTGGGTAAGAATCAATGAACAAGAAGTCGTTCTGCAGTGCGGCAGTGTCAATACCGCAACTACTGGAGAAGATTGGGCTCTTATGCAACGCTGCACCAAAGAAGAGGTTGCTATCCGTCGATTGATGGCCACATTCAATGACGAAGGCCATGAATTTGTTGTGTCAACCCCTGTTCTTAGACAAGCATCTACAACCCGCGAAGGCACCCACCGATGCATTAAAGGCTCTTGCCCAAAAGGTCCCCTGGCACTCGCAATTCCTACCTCTGCAACAATGCTTTCAAACCGCGCAGTTGCTGCATCAACTATTCGCAGTAGTTTCTCTCAGCCGACTGTAAAACATAGTGGTAGTGGTCTCAACGAACCGATTGAGACTGCATCACAGACTACCGACCATCTCCAGGCGCAGAATACACCACAAATTGGTAGCGTCACACAATCGACAATTCCTATGACGATTACACGTGCTTCAAGTTTAGAAGATTTatctccaaaatctccaatcgAAAACGAAGTCATCGAGGCAACAACCGAGGACCTTCCATGGCCGGAAGACCTCCCAGCTGGTCGTTGGCTGGCCAAACGAAAAGTAGATCCGATGGTCAGCGTTAAGAGACCCGAATGCGTTCCTCCACCAGATGATTTCGTTTTGTCGGGAAAGGTCAAAACAGTTAGCCGTAATCCACGCAAGACTTCGTATACTACTATTGAATACTGGGGTTATACTTCGACTGCGATTATCCCTCCCGATCCTAACCGCCCGCCACCAAAGCCATCTGTTATAACACCATCTTGGGTAACAGCTTCGTTCTTCCAAACATGGTCTTGCCGCAAAATCTGGAtgcaatatttcaatatggATTATGTTCGGAAGAGAGATATTGTAGAGAGAGTCTTGGATGATTTGCAAGCTGCTGCTCGCAAGTAATAGGAAGATGTGGCTTGGTTGAAGTACTCGGGAAATAGGAACTGGGATGAAGTTACAAGGCACCTGTTTGGGTATCAATAGAATCAGGGAATAAGATTGGTTAAGGGACTTTGTTCGAGTCAAGATCTGGAGATAGGTCTAAGTATAAAGGGCAGCAAAGTATGATAGTACTCGGGTTGCCATTCTGCAATACATCAGActtatatagatagatagaataaTTCTACAATTCTGCTGTTACAAGTTGCTAGCACTTTGACGCGCAATGAAGTTATAACGTATGGTGGCTAACCTGACGGAACGTTCTTCACACTTTCTTTGACAACAACTCATCAAATCCTCGATATTATACAGGGAGGGTGTCACCATCTTTGTATGGCCTCGTAGAATTCTTTGACGAATCCTTTGATGAAGAACAACCACGGCTTATCTGTCATCTATAATTTTTCATCTTCACGCTGCATGTCTTGCATAGGACATATTTACGGCGGCACAAAATATTGAAGCAAATGTATGGATTGGATGACGTTTTCTGTAACCTGACATCCTGAATTGTTCGACATGTAATTTACAATGAAGAAGCATTTAACAGTGATTCTCTAGGAATCTTGTGATTTTACTATTATTTGTCGGCTTATAAGTTAATTACATTGATCACATCCAAATCACCAATTGTATCAAGTTTTAGTGCCGTATTTCGTAATTCTTTTAGTGTCATTTGATAgccctcatctcatcccgCCCaccgaaagaaaaaatagtAGCCCCGCCATTCATCAAATCAGCCAGCCTTACCAAACCTACATGATATAAAACCAAACGAACAATCTCGAAAAGACAATACAACGAGAAATAAACCCATTGATTTCACGACAAGTTCAAATAATCGCACTTGAGAGAATATCCGTGCAGGAACAATCACAACAAAATGGAGAAAATTACAGAAAAGATCGCGGCATTGCCTCCGGACACCAATTACTTCTCCCTCGAATTCTTTCCGCCCAAGACCTCAATGGGTTCTTCAAATCTACGTGCTCGTCTTGACAGAATGTCTAGAGCATTGAGACCTTTATTTGTTACTGTTACATGGGGAGCCGGTGGATCTACCGCGACCAAGTCTTTGGAACTCGCAGAGTTATGTCAAAGGGATTTGGGCCTCACAACGTGTCTACATTTGACCTGCACAAACATGAGTCGAGCATTGGTGGATCAAGCATTGGAAGATGCAAAGGCATTgggaattagaaatatattggCTTTGAGAGGCGATCCACCTAGGAGCGAGGAATATCGTGCCTTGGACGAGAAGAATGGTGATACCCCTGCCATGGATTGGGAGTTTGAGTGGGCAATCGATTTGGTACGATATATTAGAAAACAATACGGCGATTACTTTTGTGTCGGAGTTGCGGCATACCCAGAAGGACATGCGGATGAAGGACATCCTGAGGGTCAGAGCCTTGAACATGATCTGCCATACTTGGTGGAGAAGGTTCAAGCGGGCGCGGATTTTATCATGACACAATTATTCTTCGATGTCGACGCATACGATGGATTTGAACAAAAGCTACGAGATCATCCAAGTGGCGCATTCAAGGATATCCCTATCATCCCTGGTATGATGCCAATTCAAAGTTATCAAATGATCAAGCGAACTACGAAACTTAGCCACGCGAAACTACCTTCAACTATTATAACAAGATTGGATGCGGTCCGAGGAGACGATGAGATGGTTAAAAAGGTAGGAGTGGATATTTTGAGCGAAATGGTCGAACATTTGAAGAGCACAAAATCTCAGTACTCGGGTCCTAGGGGTTTCCATTTCTACACCCTCAATTTGGAGAAGGCGGTATCTTTCATTTTGGAACGAACAGAACTCATTCCAGACGCTGAAACTGTCGCCGCTTTGGAACCAGAATATGTTCCTACTATTCCTGACATCGCAGATTTATTGTCTATCCATAGTGGATCTCACAAACGTAGCTCCAGACGTCGATCATCTGTTGGATCTGATCCTTACAATCGCATTATAATTACTGCACCTCAAACCTCCAACCCTAGCTTTGAAGCTACAGCCCAAGAAGCTGGTATTCCAGCTGAAGCTGTCAACTCTCGAGCCAACACTCTTGCAATTAGTGAAGGAGAAGGTAGTCTTGGTCGAGAGGCCACATGGGATGACTTTCCCAACGGTCGTTGGGGTGATGCTCGTTCTCCTGCTTATGGAGAGATCGATGGATACGGTGTTTCACTCCACATGTCGATTAATCAAGCTATCAAACTTTGGGGCCATCCAAGTTCCAGAGCTGATATCACTGACATCTTCATTCGTCATTTAGAAGGTCAACTCACCGCCATTCCTTGGAGTGAGGAAGGCCTCAATGAAGAAACCAACTCTATCAAAAAGCAACTCCTCAGTCTCAATAAGAAAGGTTGGTGGACTGTAGCTTCCCAACCTGCAGTCAACGGACTCAAATCCTCAGACTCAATTTTTGGATGGGGACCCAAGAATGGTTTCGTATTCCAAAAAGCATTCGTAGAACTCTTCATTCCAGTAGCCGATTGGAAAACCTTACACGCTAAACTCACATCCCCTGATCTCTGTGACACAGTCTCTTTCTACGCCTCAAATGCCAAAGGAGATTTCATTTCCAGTGATGAAGCGGTCGGAAGCACAAATGCAGTTACATGGGGTGCATTCCctggaaaagaaatcattaCACCGACGATTATTGAGGAGGTCAGTTTCAGG
Proteins encoded in this window:
- the Bcmet12 gene encoding Bcmet12: MEKITEKIAALPPDTNYFSLEFFPPKTSMGSSNLRARLDRMSRALRPLFVTVTWGAGGSTATKSLELAELCQRDLGLTTCLHLTCTNMSRALVDQALEDAKALGIRNILALRGDPPRSEEYRALDEKNGDTPAMDWEFEWAIDLVRYIRKQYGDYFCVGVAAYPEGHADEGHPEGQSLEHDLPYLVEKVQAGADFIMTQLFFDVDAYDGFEQKLRDHPSGAFKDIPIIPGMMPIQSYQMIKRTTKLSHAKLPSTIITRLDAVRGDDEMVKKVGVDILSEMVEHLKSTKSQYSGPRGFHFYTLNLEKAVSFILERTELIPDAETVAALEPEYVPTIPDIADLLSIHSGSHKRSSRRRSSVGSDPYNRIIITAPQTSNPSFEATAQEAGIPAEAVNSRANTLAISEGEGSLGREATWDDFPNGRWGDARSPAYGEIDGYGVSLHMSINQAIKLWGHPSSRADITDIFIRHLEGQLTAIPWSEEGLNEETNSIKKQLLSLNKKGWWTVASQPAVNGLKSSDSIFGWGPKNGFVFQKAFVELFIPVADWKTLHAKLTSPDLCDTVSFYASNAKGDFISSDEAVGSTNAVTWGAFPGKEIITPTIIEEVSFRAWAEEAFGIWGEWARVYGKDSQTRKIIDGIKEDVWLVNVIHHAYVEGEGLWDVLLS